A single window of Bradyrhizobium daqingense DNA harbors:
- a CDS encoding amidase has translation MSGDPCLLSATELRRLIAGKRISPVEIVRAVLARAEALQPELNCFITLCGDEAFAAAREAERKVMAGETLGLLHGIPVTVKDIVNTKGVKTTFGAVPYKDNVPNEDAVAVARLRSEGAILIGKTTTPEFGSKCLTDSPLFGRTRNAWSAERSSGGSSGGAAVAVASGIAPLAIATDGGGSTRIPAACNGVVGLKQSNGVIPHSQALDAFGNQTYVTPTTRTVADTALMMQAMAGEDACDPWSIGVPVPDFIGTAAPRGDLRGQRILYCLAPPGRPVSADVATGFKASLDLLAGLGAELEEFSGEGFDIEPIWRAINHTVWRTRFAKLAAEHRDELSEAFLKQLALATEVSGVDYQEAMFARTALFRRVQSLLARGHLLAMPTLTRTALPIEQDLFGRIEIDGEHFDSVRPHWFPWTMPFNMTGHPAISLPCGFGRDGLPIGLQLVGRFRGDAELLRVGALFEASSDLLSRRPA, from the coding sequence ATGAGCGGCGATCCCTGTCTCTTGTCCGCAACCGAACTGCGCAGGCTCATCGCCGGAAAGCGGATTTCGCCCGTCGAGATCGTCCGCGCCGTGCTCGCGCGCGCCGAGGCGCTCCAGCCCGAACTGAACTGCTTCATCACGCTGTGCGGTGACGAGGCGTTCGCGGCGGCGCGCGAAGCCGAGCGCAAGGTGATGGCCGGCGAGACGCTCGGCCTGCTGCACGGCATCCCCGTCACCGTCAAGGACATCGTCAACACGAAGGGGGTCAAGACCACCTTCGGCGCCGTTCCCTACAAGGACAATGTGCCGAACGAGGATGCCGTCGCGGTGGCGCGGCTGCGCAGCGAGGGTGCGATCCTGATCGGCAAGACCACGACGCCGGAGTTTGGCAGCAAGTGCCTGACGGACTCGCCCTTGTTCGGCCGCACCCGCAATGCGTGGAGCGCGGAGCGTTCCTCCGGCGGCTCCAGCGGCGGTGCGGCGGTTGCCGTTGCGAGCGGCATCGCGCCGCTCGCGATCGCGACCGACGGCGGCGGCTCGACGCGGATTCCTGCCGCCTGCAACGGCGTGGTGGGCTTGAAGCAGAGCAACGGCGTGATCCCGCACAGTCAGGCGCTCGACGCGTTCGGCAACCAGACCTATGTCACGCCGACCACGCGCACCGTCGCCGACACCGCGCTGATGATGCAGGCGATGGCTGGCGAGGACGCTTGCGACCCCTGGTCGATCGGCGTCCCCGTGCCCGACTTCATCGGTACCGCTGCCCCGCGAGGCGATCTGCGCGGGCAGAGGATCCTGTACTGCCTGGCGCCGCCCGGCCGTCCGGTGTCCGCCGACGTCGCAACCGGCTTCAAGGCGAGCCTCGACCTTCTGGCAGGGCTCGGCGCCGAGCTCGAGGAATTCTCCGGCGAGGGCTTCGACATCGAGCCGATCTGGCGCGCCATCAACCACACGGTCTGGCGTACGCGGTTTGCGAAGCTCGCAGCCGAGCACAGGGACGAGCTGAGCGAGGCATTTCTCAAGCAGCTCGCGCTCGCGACCGAGGTCAGCGGCGTCGACTACCAAGAGGCGATGTTCGCGCGCACCGCGCTGTTCCGCCGGGTGCAATCGCTGCTTGCGCGCGGGCACCTGCTGGCGATGCCGACCCTGACGCGCACCGCGCTGCCGATCGAGCAGGATTTGTTCGGCCGGATCGAGATCGACGGCGAGCATTTCGACAGCGTTCGGCCGCATTGGTTTCCCTGGACCATGCCGTTCAATATGACTGGCCATCCCGCGATCAGCCTGCCCTGCGGCTTTGGCCGCGATGGCCTGCCGATCGGGCTCCAGCTCGTCGGCCGTTTCCGCGGCGACGCCGAACTGCTGCGCGTCGGTGCGCTGTTCGAGGCTTCGAGCGACCTTCTGTCCCGCCGGCCGGCTTGA
- a CDS encoding ABC transporter permease has translation MSVFVLRRLLTLLATLVGASLIIFLVLDALPGNAAQMLMGADASPDAVRALTVKLGLDQPLAVRYLQWIKGLLSGDLGNSYVYGTPVASLIAERLVLTVPLAIMAMTVTVTLALSAGIYTAANHNKLGDVGVMSLTQVGIALPNFWFAILLVLLFSVRLQWLSAGGFAGWEDGIWPGVKSLLLPAISLAVVQAAILARVTRSAVLEVLREDFVRTARAKGLGKREVLWRHVLRNAMIPVMTVMGLQFANLLAGTIVIENVFYLPGLGRLIFQSIANRDLIVVRNCVMLLATMVVIVNFVVDVLYAFIDPRIKVHDL, from the coding sequence ATGAGCGTCTTTGTCCTCCGACGTCTGTTGACCTTGCTGGCGACGCTGGTCGGTGCATCGCTGATCATTTTCCTGGTGCTCGATGCGCTGCCCGGCAACGCCGCGCAGATGCTGATGGGCGCCGACGCCTCGCCGGACGCGGTCCGCGCGCTCACCGTCAAGCTCGGGCTCGACCAGCCGCTGGCGGTTCGCTACCTGCAATGGATCAAGGGACTGCTGTCCGGCGACCTCGGCAACTCCTATGTCTACGGCACGCCGGTCGCGAGCCTGATCGCGGAGCGGCTGGTGCTGACCGTTCCGCTCGCGATCATGGCCATGACCGTCACGGTGACGCTGGCGCTCTCCGCCGGGATTTACACTGCGGCCAACCACAACAAGCTCGGCGATGTCGGCGTGATGTCGCTGACCCAGGTCGGCATCGCGCTGCCGAACTTCTGGTTCGCGATCCTCCTGGTGCTGCTGTTCTCGGTGCGGCTGCAATGGCTCTCGGCGGGCGGCTTTGCCGGCTGGGAAGACGGCATCTGGCCGGGCGTCAAGTCGCTGCTGCTGCCGGCGATCTCGCTCGCGGTGGTGCAGGCCGCCATCCTCGCGCGCGTCACGCGCTCGGCCGTGCTGGAGGTGCTGCGCGAGGACTTCGTCCGCACCGCGCGGGCAAAAGGGCTCGGCAAGCGCGAGGTGCTGTGGCGTCATGTGTTGCGCAACGCCATGATCCCCGTGATGACGGTGATGGGGCTGCAATTCGCCAATCTGCTCGCCGGCACGATCGTGATCGAGAACGTGTTCTACCTGCCGGGCCTCGGCCGCCTGATCTTCCAGTCGATCGCCAACCGCGACCTGATCGTGGTGCGCAACTGCGTGATGCTGCTGGCGACCATGGTGGTCATCGTCAATTTCGTCGTCGACGTGCTCTATGCCTTCATCGATCCCCGCATCAAGGTCCACGATCTGTGA
- a CDS encoding ABC transporter permease: MSAPMTIDASLATRPLPARTFWRRALRHRSFVLGATLSLLVLGSALLSLVWTPWSPYEIDIASKLRPPSAAHWLGTDSFGRDIVSLLLAGARSTIMVGIIAVSIGLTFGVCLGLIASAKRGWTEEIIMRFADFSFAFPAVLSAIMLAAVAGPGMVTSIVAIGIFQIPTLTRLARGSANAIWAREFVLAARAAGKGRFRITIEHVLPNILSILIVQVTIQFALAILAEAALSYLGLGTQPPQPSWGRMLNDAQTLLFQSPMLAVYPGVAIAIAVLGLNLLGDGLRDLLDPRLARER; encoded by the coding sequence GTGAGCGCGCCCATGACCATCGACGCGTCGCTCGCGACGCGGCCGCTGCCGGCCCGAACGTTCTGGCGCCGCGCGCTGCGCCATCGCAGCTTCGTGCTCGGCGCCACGCTGAGCCTGCTGGTGCTCGGCTCGGCGCTGCTGTCGTTGGTGTGGACGCCCTGGTCGCCCTATGAGATTGACATTGCCTCGAAACTCCGGCCGCCGTCCGCCGCGCACTGGCTCGGCACCGATTCCTTCGGTCGCGACATCGTCTCGCTGCTGCTCGCCGGCGCGCGTTCGACCATCATGGTCGGCATCATCGCCGTCAGCATCGGTCTCACTTTCGGCGTCTGCCTCGGTCTGATCGCCTCAGCCAAGCGCGGCTGGACCGAAGAGATCATCATGCGCTTCGCCGATTTCAGCTTCGCCTTTCCGGCCGTGCTGTCAGCGATCATGCTCGCCGCGGTGGCTGGACCGGGCATGGTGACCTCGATCGTCGCGATCGGCATCTTCCAGATCCCGACCTTGACCCGGCTGGCGCGCGGTTCGGCCAACGCGATTTGGGCGCGCGAATTCGTGTTGGCTGCGCGCGCGGCGGGGAAGGGGCGATTCCGCATCACCATCGAGCACGTGCTGCCGAATATCCTGTCGATCCTGATCGTGCAGGTCACCATCCAGTTCGCGCTCGCCATTCTCGCCGAAGCCGCGCTGTCCTATCTCGGTCTCGGCACGCAGCCGCCGCAGCCGTCCTGGGGCCGGATGCTGAATGATGCGCAGACGCTGCTGTTCCAGTCGCCGATGCTCGCGGTCTATCCGGGTGTCGCGATCGCCATCGCCGTGCTCGGCCTCAATCTCCTTGGTGACGGATTGCGCGACCTGCTCGATCCCAGACTGGCGCGGGAGCGGTGA
- a CDS encoding ABC transporter ATP-binding protein, with product MAHSATAPLIEVANLGVRLNTSRGPAQAVRGVSFALTRGETLGLVGESGCGKSVTALSLMGLLPDSAVVTGSAKLDGDELVGLSDADYCGLRGNRISMIFQEPMTALNPMHTIGNQVAEPLRRHKKYSASQARREAIALLDRVGLPDPARRVDAYPHQFSGGQRQRITIAMALACEPDLLIADEPTTALDVTIQGQILDLIADLVEERGMSMILISHDLGVIAENVQRMMVMYGGTVVESGPTDEVFRRMGHPYTQGLFRARPKLGARKGTRLKTISGTVPELADLPSGCTFSDRCPLVIDQCRAALPPIVDVGPGHFVRCIRTDVSMAERVGALTA from the coding sequence ATGGCTCATTCCGCAACTGCGCCGTTGATCGAGGTCGCCAATCTCGGCGTGCGTCTCAACACCAGCCGCGGGCCGGCGCAGGCCGTGCGCGGCGTCAGCTTCGCGCTCACGCGCGGCGAGACGCTCGGTCTCGTCGGAGAGTCCGGCTGCGGCAAGTCGGTGACAGCCTTGTCGCTGATGGGCCTGCTGCCGGACAGTGCGGTCGTCACCGGCAGCGCCAAGCTGGATGGCGACGAGCTCGTCGGGCTCTCCGATGCTGATTATTGCGGCCTGCGAGGCAACCGCATCAGCATGATCTTCCAGGAGCCGATGACCGCGCTCAATCCGATGCACACGATCGGCAACCAAGTCGCCGAACCGCTGCGGCGTCACAAGAAATATTCGGCGTCGCAGGCGCGGCGCGAGGCCATCGCCTTGCTCGATCGCGTCGGGCTGCCGGACCCGGCGCGGCGGGTCGATGCCTATCCGCACCAGTTTTCCGGCGGCCAGCGCCAGCGCATCACCATCGCCATGGCGCTCGCCTGCGAACCGGACCTGCTGATCGCGGACGAGCCGACCACGGCGCTCGACGTCACCATCCAGGGCCAGATCCTCGACCTCATCGCCGATCTCGTCGAGGAGCGCGGCATGTCGATGATCCTGATCTCGCACGATCTCGGCGTCATCGCCGAAAACGTGCAGCGCATGATGGTGATGTATGGCGGCACCGTCGTCGAAAGCGGTCCGACCGACGAAGTGTTCCGCCGCATGGGACATCCCTACACGCAGGGCCTGTTCCGCGCCCGTCCCAAGCTCGGCGCGCGCAAGGGGACGCGGCTGAAGACGATCTCGGGCACGGTGCCGGAGCTGGCCGATCTGCCGTCCGGCTGCACCTTCTCCGATCGATGCCCGCTCGTGATCGACCAGTGTCGCGCCGCGCTGCCGCCGATTGTGGATGTCGGCCCCGGCCACTTCGTGCGCTGCATCAGAACGGATGTGTCGATGGCCGAACGCGTCGGAGCGCTGACCGCATGA
- a CDS encoding ABC transporter ATP-binding protein — MTAASAPLLDVKDVVQRYTLPRESLFRPPGQVRALNGVSVQVAAGKSLGVVGESGSGKSTFARVVMALERPTSGQVALLGRDLNRISADELRRARRDFQMVFQDPYGSLDPRQTIARIVAEPLTVLEGADRTKFRDRVAAVLRQVGLRDADMEKYPHEFSGGQRQRIAIARALITQPKLIVADEPVSALDVSVQAQVLNLMQDLQEQFGLSYILISHDLAVVDYLCDEVAVMYLGRIVEQGRPEDLFERCAHPYTRALLDAVPRARAGGGRRRRGAQAITSQAAATTGCPYVSRCALADQHCREVPPELRKVGEGHFAACHKSEAVMALPQAAMEG; from the coding sequence ATGACCGCTGCTTCAGCGCCGCTTCTCGACGTGAAGGATGTGGTGCAGCGTTACACGCTGCCGCGCGAAAGCCTGTTCCGGCCGCCGGGGCAGGTGCGTGCACTCAATGGCGTGAGCGTGCAGGTGGCGGCCGGCAAGAGTCTCGGCGTCGTCGGCGAGTCCGGCTCGGGCAAGTCGACCTTCGCGCGGGTCGTGATGGCGCTGGAGCGGCCGACGTCGGGTCAGGTCGCGCTGCTCGGCCGCGACCTCAACCGCATATCTGCCGACGAGCTGCGGCGTGCGCGCCGCGATTTCCAGATGGTCTTTCAGGATCCCTACGGCTCGCTCGATCCGCGCCAGACCATCGCCCGCATCGTCGCCGAGCCGCTGACCGTGCTGGAGGGCGCCGACCGCACCAAGTTCCGCGACCGCGTCGCTGCGGTGCTGCGCCAGGTGGGGTTGCGCGATGCGGACATGGAGAAGTATCCGCACGAATTCTCCGGCGGCCAGCGCCAGCGCATCGCCATTGCACGCGCCCTGATCACCCAGCCCAAGCTGATCGTCGCCGACGAGCCGGTCTCCGCACTGGACGTCTCCGTGCAGGCGCAGGTTTTGAACCTGATGCAGGACCTCCAGGAGCAGTTCGGCCTCAGCTACATCCTGATCAGCCATGACCTCGCCGTCGTCGACTATCTCTGCGACGAGGTCGCGGTGATGTATCTCGGCCGGATCGTCGAGCAGGGGCGGCCGGAGGATCTGTTCGAGCGCTGCGCCCATCCCTATACGCGCGCGCTGCTGGATGCCGTGCCGCGGGCGCGCGCCGGCGGCGGCCGGCGCAGGCGCGGGGCCCAGGCGATCACCTCGCAAGCGGCGGCGACGACCGGATGCCCCTATGTCTCGCGCTGTGCCCTTGCCGACCAGCATTGCCGCGAGGTCCCGCCTGAGTTACGCAAGGTGGGCGAGGGGCACTTTGCCGCCTGCCACAAGTCGGAAGCCGTGATGGCGTTGCCGCAAGCGGCCATGGAAGGTTAG